Proteins encoded together in one Dysgonomonadaceae bacterium PH5-43 window:
- a CDS encoding glutamate dehydrogenase (NADP+) (product_source=KO:K00262; cath_funfam=3.40.50.10860,3.40.50.720; cog=COG0334; ko=KO:K00262; pfam=PF00208,PF02812; smart=SM00839; superfamily=51735,53223): MKVQEVLNNLQMRFPNEPEYLQAVKEVLESIEDVYNQHPEFDKANLIERLCIADRIFTFRVTWVDDKGKVNVNMGYRVQHNNAIGPYKGGIRFHSSVNPSILKFLAFEQTFKNALTTLPMGGGKGGSDFSPRGKSNAEVMRFCQAFILELWNHIGPDTDVPAGDIGVGGREVAYMFGMYKKLAKEFTGVFTGKGIEFGGSLIRPEATGYGNIYFLLEMLKTKNIDIKGKKCLVSGSGNVAQYTCEKLIELGAIPVTLSDSDGYIYDPDGITAEKLKYVMELKNIERGRIREYADKYGCKYVPGGRVWSESGDIALPSATQNELNGDDAKHLIATGCIAVSEGANMPSTPDAVEVFQDAKILYAPGKAANAGGVATSGLEMTQNSNRLSWSREEVDSKLKQIMSDIHEQCVKYGKQENGYIDYVKGANTAGFMKVAKAIMAQGII, from the coding sequence TAACGAACCAGAATATCTACAAGCAGTGAAAGAAGTATTGGAGTCTATCGAAGATGTTTACAACCAACACCCTGAATTTGACAAGGCAAATTTAATTGAAAGACTATGTATTGCCGACAGAATATTTACATTCCGCGTTACTTGGGTTGACGACAAAGGAAAAGTAAACGTAAATATGGGATATCGCGTACAGCACAACAACGCAATAGGCCCTTACAAAGGAGGAATTCGTTTTCACTCTTCTGTAAATCCTTCAATCTTAAAATTCTTAGCTTTTGAACAAACATTTAAGAATGCGCTTACAACTCTTCCTATGGGTGGGGGTAAAGGAGGTTCTGACTTCTCTCCAAGAGGAAAGTCGAATGCTGAAGTTATGCGTTTTTGCCAAGCATTTATCCTTGAATTATGGAATCATATAGGCCCTGACACCGACGTTCCTGCTGGAGACATAGGAGTAGGCGGACGTGAAGTTGCTTATATGTTTGGTATGTATAAAAAATTAGCAAAAGAATTTACAGGTGTTTTCACTGGTAAAGGTATAGAATTTGGCGGTTCTTTAATCCGCCCAGAAGCTACAGGCTATGGAAACATTTACTTCTTACTTGAAATGCTTAAAACAAAAAACATTGACATTAAAGGTAAAAAATGCTTAGTATCAGGTTCGGGCAACGTTGCTCAGTATACTTGCGAAAAACTTATAGAACTTGGAGCTATCCCAGTTACTCTTTCTGATTCTGATGGATACATCTACGACCCAGACGGAATAACTGCCGAAAAGCTTAAATACGTTATGGAACTTAAAAACATAGAAAGAGGACGTATTCGCGAATACGCTGATAAATATGGTTGCAAATATGTTCCTGGAGGTCGCGTATGGTCTGAATCTGGAGACATTGCTCTTCCTTCTGCTACTCAGAACGAATTAAATGGAGATGACGCTAAACACCTTATAGCAACTGGATGTATTGCCGTAAGCGAAGGAGCAAATATGCCTTCTACGCCTGACGCTGTTGAAGTATTCCAAGATGCTAAAATATTATATGCACCCGGCAAAGCAGCCAACGCAGGAGGTGTTGCAACTTCAGGCTTAGAGATGACTCAAAACTCTAACCGTTTATCTTGGTCGAGAGAAGAAGTCGATAGCAAGCTTAAACAAATAATGTCTGATATTCACGAGCAATGCGTTAAGTATGGCAAACAAGAAAATGGCTACATCGACTATGTTAAAGGCGCAAACACAGCCGGCTTTATGAAAGTCGCAAAAGCTATAATGGCACAAGGTATTATTTAA